A region from the Melioribacteraceae bacterium 4301-Me genome encodes:
- the rplB gene encoding 50S ribosomal protein L2: MGIRKLKPVTPGTRFMSYSTFEEITKTTPEKSLLSPLKKSGGRNNLGRVTSRHRGGGHKRKYRIIDFKRDKFGIAAKVFSIEYDPNRSARIALLHYTDGEKRYIIAPDGLKVGDQVQSGPGSEIKIGNALPLKEIPLGSFVHNVELKPGKGGQLGRAAGTSLQLTAREGKFAQLKLPSGEIRMVDVNCLATYGVVGNIDHENISLGKAGRSRWLGIRPHNRGVSMNPVDHPMGGGEGKTSGGGHPVSPWGQKAKGLKTRKKNKLSNKYIIKRRK, from the coding sequence ATGGGCATTAGAAAATTAAAACCTGTTACACCTGGCACTAGATTTATGAGCTACTCTACATTTGAGGAGATTACTAAAACTACTCCAGAAAAGTCACTTTTAAGTCCTCTTAAAAAATCTGGTGGTAGAAATAATTTAGGTAGAGTAACATCTAGGCATAGAGGCGGTGGTCATAAAAGAAAATACAGAATAATAGATTTTAAAAGAGACAAATTCGGAATTGCTGCAAAAGTTTTTTCGATTGAATATGACCCGAATCGTTCTGCAAGAATAGCTTTGCTTCATTATACGGACGGCGAGAAGAGATATATTATAGCACCCGATGGTTTGAAAGTTGGTGATCAAGTGCAATCGGGTCCTGGTTCCGAAATTAAAATTGGAAATGCATTGCCTCTAAAAGAAATTCCTTTAGGTAGTTTTGTGCATAATGTTGAACTAAAACCCGGCAAAGGTGGTCAATTAGGAAGGGCAGCCGGTACTTCTTTACAATTAACTGCTAGAGAAGGAAAATTTGCACAGTTAAAACTGCCTTCTGGAGAAATTAGGATGGTAGATGTGAACTGCTTGGCTACTTATGGAGTTGTTGGCAACATTGACCACGAAAATATAAGTCTTGGAAAAGCTGGCAGAAGCAGATGGTTAGGAATTAGACCACACAATAGAGGTGTTTCAATGAACCCAGTAGATCATCCAATGGGTGGTGGAGAAGGAAAAACATCTGGCGGAGGTCATCCAGTTTCCCCCTGGGGTCAAAAAGCTAAGGGACTTAAAACACGTAAGAAAAATAAACTTTCTAATAAATATATTATTAAGAGAAGGAAATAA